The following coding sequences are from one Coffea arabica cultivar ET-39 chromosome 11e, Coffea Arabica ET-39 HiFi, whole genome shotgun sequence window:
- the LOC113719730 gene encoding uncharacterized protein isoform X2 produces the protein MSQQRFQAAALVASPSYPNAVAWSEENLIAVASGHLVTILNPATPVAPRGLITLPAYKPFPIGVIHPQDILAPCILPTSLSRDARPCVRSISWSPIGYAPNAGCLLAVCSTDGHVKLYRMPCCEYSAEWIEVADISEMFHSYLASVNFKESDVLSSGIVEEQINDTQMDQSCGDTQQVSILKALTVVENARGNLKNNNVRDIVAVPDSRRKHAKKGPEDCNLSLITAEQFASRNSMLASLVVAWSPDMILTAGVEEASADYVLSNCSVLAVGAKSGRISLWRICQPQRYSSTNSRELTTASLIGLFQAHDSWITALSWLHISDASNPQLLLATGSSNGCVKVWQAYVNQLLKSSEVSDVLVSLLKEISTIDSSPASVISFTVPIESTGKLFLAIGRGSGSLEVWIGELKSSNFDKACCPDAHEHIVTGLAWAFGTNCLYSCSQDDTVRCWILHDDVLSGVPLPSNTTGVRSQFDVPNVYDSCFGLALSPGNLAMAAVHSFDTDLLDPMYEARTLKGAIEFLWIGGQQLDLTLNTHPDPELEAFTGLPERELMSWKNNVFWSFNQFEHVNKPLVIWDVVAPFLAFRQSIPPYVEHILIRWMRTFFGSEFEVSPSISSKICKLLSNTTSRQLHMLNVISRCVFLKELKAEQINSKLQDFEGFDGAEPHQSFWLNLVCNIEKELRERLVCFNFLAILRIVSNSTAEFSKSRCWTAVGLGQMVQWVASNADKLSYHVKVLAEKIGKIDKRLRSLCDYVAEERCSFCSAPVPFESTEVAFCEGERIDDGVGQSHKLRRCAVSMMVCPNTPTWFCICCHRYASSLAHTALFTMPKSPLDSNHVSESLTPEESRKPLCPFCGILLQRPQPDFLLSPSPV, from the exons ATGTCGCAGCAGAGGTTCCAGGCGGCTGCGCTGGTGGCGTCGCCGTCTTACCCGAACGCCGTAGCTTGGTCCGAGGAGAACTTAATCGCAGTTGCATCCGGCCACCTTGTTACCATTCTG AATCCAGCAACTCCAGTTGCACCACGAGGCCTCATCACATTGCCTGCTTACAAGCCTTTTCCAATTGGAGTGATTCATCCACAAG ATATCCTCGCTCCTTGTATCTTACCTACTAGTTTATCTCGTGATGCTCGTCCTTGTGTCCGGTCAATCTCTTGGTCTCCAATTGGATATGCTCCTAATGCAGG TTGTTTGCTTGCTGTTTGCAGCACTGATGGACATGTGAAGCTTTATCGTATGCCCTGCTGCGAGTATTCAGCAGAGTGGATAGAG GTTGCAGATATTTCTGAGATGTTTCACTCTTATCTTGCGAGTGTCAATTTTAAGGAATCAGACGTTTTATCATCTGGAATTGTAGAG GAGCAAATTAATGACACTCAGATGGACCAAAGTTGCGGAGATACCCAGCAAGTGTCCATCTTAAAGGCATTGACA gtagttgagaatgCACGTGGCAACctgaaaaataataatgtgcGTGACATTGTTGCTGTGCCTGATTCTAGACGGAAGCATGCCAAAAAAGGCCCAGAAGATTGTAATTTGTCACTAATAACTGCAGAGCAATTTGCATCTCGCAATTCGATGCTGGCATCACTTGTTGTGGCTTGGTCCCCCGATATGATCTTGACTGCAGGGGTTGAAGAAGCTTCTGCTGATTATGTCCTAAGCAACTGCTCTGTGCTTGCAGTTGGAGCAAAATCTGGTAGAATATCACTCTGGAGGATATGTCAACCACAGCGCTACTCTAGCACAAACTCTAGGGAATTGACAACTGCTTCACTCATTGGACTTTTCCAGGCACACGATTCTTGGATAACAGCACTTAGTTGGCTGCATATTTCAGATGCTTCAAACCCTCAGCTTCTACTGGCTACTGGTAGTTCTAATGGGTG TGTGAAAGTATGGCAGGCATATGTCAATCAACTGCTGAAGTCGTCAGAAGTTAGTGATGTACTAGTTTCTCTGCTGAAGGAg ATTTCAACCATTGACTCTTCCCCAGCCTCTGTGATTTCATTTACTGTGCCCATAGAATCAACAGGCAAACTATTCTTAGCTATTGGCAGAGGATCTGGATCATTAGAAGTTTGGATTGGTGAATTAAAATCTAGCAACTTTGACAAAGCGTGCTGTCCTGATGCTCATGAGCATATA GTTACTGGTTTAGCTTGGGCCTTTGGCACAAATTGTTTGTATAGCTGCAGCCAG GATGACACTGTCCGCTGCTGGATTTTGCATGACGATGTCCTGAGTGGAGTACCACTTCCTTCAAATACCACTGGCGTGAGGAGCCAATTTGAT GTTCCAAACGTATATGATTCATGCTTTGGTTTGGCATTATCCCCTGGAAACTTAGCAATGGCCGCG GTTCACAGTTTTGACACTGATCTGTTAGATCCGATGTATGAGGCAAG GACTTTAAAAGGTGCCATTGAGTTCCTTTGGATTGGAGGACAGCAGCTGGACCTTACATTGAACACACATCCAGATCCTGAACTTGAAGCTTTTACAGGTTTACCTGAGAGAGAACTAATGAGCTGGAAGAATAATGTATTTTGGTCATTCAATCAATTTGAGCATGTGAATAAGCCACTGGTTATCTGGGACGTTGTAGCTCCATTTTTGGCCTTCAGGCAGTCTATACCCCCTTATGTGGAGCATATATTGATTAGATGGATGAGAACCTTTTTTGGATCAGAATTTGAGGTTTCACCTTCAATCTCATCTAAAATATGTAAACTACTATCAAACACCACATCCCGTCAGTTGCACATGCTCAATGTCATTAGCAGGTGTGTATTTCTTAAAGAACTGAAGGCAGAGCAAATAAATAGTAAACTGCAGGACTTCGAGGGATTTGATGGTGCAGAACCGCACCAAAGTTTTTGGTTAAATCTGGTGTGCAACATTGAAAAGGAACTACGAGAAAGGCTTGTGTGTTTTAACTTCTTGGCCATCTTGAGAATTGTTTCGAATTCCACCGCTGAGTTTTCAAAATCTAGATGCTGGACAGCTGTTGGACTAGGCCAGATGGTGCAATGGGTTGCATCTAATGCTGATAAATTAAGCTATCATGTTAAAGTTCTCGCAGAAAAAATTGGAAAGATTGACAAGAG ACTTCGCTCCTTATGCGATTATGTAGCGGAAGAGAGATGTAGTTTCTGTTCAGCACCTGTTCCATTTGAATCAACAGAAGTTGCATTTTGTGAGGGAGAGAGAATTGATGATGGAGTTGGGCAGAGCCACAAACTACGACGGTGCGCCGTTTCCATGATGGTCTGCCCTAACACTCCTACCTGGTTTTGCATATGTTGTCATAGATATGCTTCGTCTTTAGCACATACGGCTCTTTTTACAATGCCGAAATCTCCATTAGACTCCAATCATGTTTCTGAATCTCTCACTCCTGAGGAATCTAGAAAACCTTTGTGTCCATTTTGTGGGATATTGTTGCAAAGACCACAACCGGATTTTCTTCTCTCCCCTTCTCCTGTATAA
- the LOC113719730 gene encoding uncharacterized protein isoform X1: MSRMKTMSQQRFQAAALVASPSYPNAVAWSEENLIAVASGHLVTILNPATPVAPRGLITLPAYKPFPIGVIHPQDILAPCILPTSLSRDARPCVRSISWSPIGYAPNAGCLLAVCSTDGHVKLYRMPCCEYSAEWIEVADISEMFHSYLASVNFKESDVLSSGIVEEQINDTQMDQSCGDTQQVSILKALTVVENARGNLKNNNVRDIVAVPDSRRKHAKKGPEDCNLSLITAEQFASRNSMLASLVVAWSPDMILTAGVEEASADYVLSNCSVLAVGAKSGRISLWRICQPQRYSSTNSRELTTASLIGLFQAHDSWITALSWLHISDASNPQLLLATGSSNGCVKVWQAYVNQLLKSSEVSDVLVSLLKEISTIDSSPASVISFTVPIESTGKLFLAIGRGSGSLEVWIGELKSSNFDKACCPDAHEHIVTGLAWAFGTNCLYSCSQDDTVRCWILHDDVLSGVPLPSNTTGVRSQFDVPNVYDSCFGLALSPGNLAMAAVHSFDTDLLDPMYEARTLKGAIEFLWIGGQQLDLTLNTHPDPELEAFTGLPERELMSWKNNVFWSFNQFEHVNKPLVIWDVVAPFLAFRQSIPPYVEHILIRWMRTFFGSEFEVSPSISSKICKLLSNTTSRQLHMLNVISRCVFLKELKAEQINSKLQDFEGFDGAEPHQSFWLNLVCNIEKELRERLVCFNFLAILRIVSNSTAEFSKSRCWTAVGLGQMVQWVASNADKLSYHVKVLAEKIGKIDKRLRSLCDYVAEERCSFCSAPVPFESTEVAFCEGERIDDGVGQSHKLRRCAVSMMVCPNTPTWFCICCHRYASSLAHTALFTMPKSPLDSNHVSESLTPEESRKPLCPFCGILLQRPQPDFLLSPSPV; this comes from the exons ATGAGCAGAATG AAAACGATGTCGCAGCAGAGGTTCCAGGCGGCTGCGCTGGTGGCGTCGCCGTCTTACCCGAACGCCGTAGCTTGGTCCGAGGAGAACTTAATCGCAGTTGCATCCGGCCACCTTGTTACCATTCTG AATCCAGCAACTCCAGTTGCACCACGAGGCCTCATCACATTGCCTGCTTACAAGCCTTTTCCAATTGGAGTGATTCATCCACAAG ATATCCTCGCTCCTTGTATCTTACCTACTAGTTTATCTCGTGATGCTCGTCCTTGTGTCCGGTCAATCTCTTGGTCTCCAATTGGATATGCTCCTAATGCAGG TTGTTTGCTTGCTGTTTGCAGCACTGATGGACATGTGAAGCTTTATCGTATGCCCTGCTGCGAGTATTCAGCAGAGTGGATAGAG GTTGCAGATATTTCTGAGATGTTTCACTCTTATCTTGCGAGTGTCAATTTTAAGGAATCAGACGTTTTATCATCTGGAATTGTAGAG GAGCAAATTAATGACACTCAGATGGACCAAAGTTGCGGAGATACCCAGCAAGTGTCCATCTTAAAGGCATTGACA gtagttgagaatgCACGTGGCAACctgaaaaataataatgtgcGTGACATTGTTGCTGTGCCTGATTCTAGACGGAAGCATGCCAAAAAAGGCCCAGAAGATTGTAATTTGTCACTAATAACTGCAGAGCAATTTGCATCTCGCAATTCGATGCTGGCATCACTTGTTGTGGCTTGGTCCCCCGATATGATCTTGACTGCAGGGGTTGAAGAAGCTTCTGCTGATTATGTCCTAAGCAACTGCTCTGTGCTTGCAGTTGGAGCAAAATCTGGTAGAATATCACTCTGGAGGATATGTCAACCACAGCGCTACTCTAGCACAAACTCTAGGGAATTGACAACTGCTTCACTCATTGGACTTTTCCAGGCACACGATTCTTGGATAACAGCACTTAGTTGGCTGCATATTTCAGATGCTTCAAACCCTCAGCTTCTACTGGCTACTGGTAGTTCTAATGGGTG TGTGAAAGTATGGCAGGCATATGTCAATCAACTGCTGAAGTCGTCAGAAGTTAGTGATGTACTAGTTTCTCTGCTGAAGGAg ATTTCAACCATTGACTCTTCCCCAGCCTCTGTGATTTCATTTACTGTGCCCATAGAATCAACAGGCAAACTATTCTTAGCTATTGGCAGAGGATCTGGATCATTAGAAGTTTGGATTGGTGAATTAAAATCTAGCAACTTTGACAAAGCGTGCTGTCCTGATGCTCATGAGCATATA GTTACTGGTTTAGCTTGGGCCTTTGGCACAAATTGTTTGTATAGCTGCAGCCAG GATGACACTGTCCGCTGCTGGATTTTGCATGACGATGTCCTGAGTGGAGTACCACTTCCTTCAAATACCACTGGCGTGAGGAGCCAATTTGAT GTTCCAAACGTATATGATTCATGCTTTGGTTTGGCATTATCCCCTGGAAACTTAGCAATGGCCGCG GTTCACAGTTTTGACACTGATCTGTTAGATCCGATGTATGAGGCAAG GACTTTAAAAGGTGCCATTGAGTTCCTTTGGATTGGAGGACAGCAGCTGGACCTTACATTGAACACACATCCAGATCCTGAACTTGAAGCTTTTACAGGTTTACCTGAGAGAGAACTAATGAGCTGGAAGAATAATGTATTTTGGTCATTCAATCAATTTGAGCATGTGAATAAGCCACTGGTTATCTGGGACGTTGTAGCTCCATTTTTGGCCTTCAGGCAGTCTATACCCCCTTATGTGGAGCATATATTGATTAGATGGATGAGAACCTTTTTTGGATCAGAATTTGAGGTTTCACCTTCAATCTCATCTAAAATATGTAAACTACTATCAAACACCACATCCCGTCAGTTGCACATGCTCAATGTCATTAGCAGGTGTGTATTTCTTAAAGAACTGAAGGCAGAGCAAATAAATAGTAAACTGCAGGACTTCGAGGGATTTGATGGTGCAGAACCGCACCAAAGTTTTTGGTTAAATCTGGTGTGCAACATTGAAAAGGAACTACGAGAAAGGCTTGTGTGTTTTAACTTCTTGGCCATCTTGAGAATTGTTTCGAATTCCACCGCTGAGTTTTCAAAATCTAGATGCTGGACAGCTGTTGGACTAGGCCAGATGGTGCAATGGGTTGCATCTAATGCTGATAAATTAAGCTATCATGTTAAAGTTCTCGCAGAAAAAATTGGAAAGATTGACAAGAG ACTTCGCTCCTTATGCGATTATGTAGCGGAAGAGAGATGTAGTTTCTGTTCAGCACCTGTTCCATTTGAATCAACAGAAGTTGCATTTTGTGAGGGAGAGAGAATTGATGATGGAGTTGGGCAGAGCCACAAACTACGACGGTGCGCCGTTTCCATGATGGTCTGCCCTAACACTCCTACCTGGTTTTGCATATGTTGTCATAGATATGCTTCGTCTTTAGCACATACGGCTCTTTTTACAATGCCGAAATCTCCATTAGACTCCAATCATGTTTCTGAATCTCTCACTCCTGAGGAATCTAGAAAACCTTTGTGTCCATTTTGTGGGATATTGTTGCAAAGACCACAACCGGATTTTCTTCTCTCCCCTTCTCCTGTATAA
- the LOC113719730 gene encoding uncharacterized protein isoform X4 gives MSRMKTMSQQRFQAAALVASPSYPNAVAWSEENLIAVASGHLVTILNPATPVAPRGLITLPAYKPFPIGVIHPQDILAPCILPTSLSRDARPCVRSISWSPIGYAPNAGCLLAVCSTDGHVKLYRMPCCEYSAEWIEVVENARGNLKNNNVRDIVAVPDSRRKHAKKGPEDCNLSLITAEQFASRNSMLASLVVAWSPDMILTAGVEEASADYVLSNCSVLAVGAKSGRISLWRICQPQRYSSTNSRELTTASLIGLFQAHDSWITALSWLHISDASNPQLLLATGSSNGCVKVWQAYVNQLLKSSEVSDVLVSLLKEISTIDSSPASVISFTVPIESTGKLFLAIGRGSGSLEVWIGELKSSNFDKACCPDAHEHIVTGLAWAFGTNCLYSCSQDDTVRCWILHDDVLSGVPLPSNTTGVRSQFDVPNVYDSCFGLALSPGNLAMAAVHSFDTDLLDPMYEARTLKGAIEFLWIGGQQLDLTLNTHPDPELEAFTGLPERELMSWKNNVFWSFNQFEHVNKPLVIWDVVAPFLAFRQSIPPYVEHILIRWMRTFFGSEFEVSPSISSKICKLLSNTTSRQLHMLNVISRCVFLKELKAEQINSKLQDFEGFDGAEPHQSFWLNLVCNIEKELRERLVCFNFLAILRIVSNSTAEFSKSRCWTAVGLGQMVQWVASNADKLSYHVKVLAEKIGKIDKRLRSLCDYVAEERCSFCSAPVPFESTEVAFCEGERIDDGVGQSHKLRRCAVSMMVCPNTPTWFCICCHRYASSLAHTALFTMPKSPLDSNHVSESLTPEESRKPLCPFCGILLQRPQPDFLLSPSPV, from the exons ATGAGCAGAATG AAAACGATGTCGCAGCAGAGGTTCCAGGCGGCTGCGCTGGTGGCGTCGCCGTCTTACCCGAACGCCGTAGCTTGGTCCGAGGAGAACTTAATCGCAGTTGCATCCGGCCACCTTGTTACCATTCTG AATCCAGCAACTCCAGTTGCACCACGAGGCCTCATCACATTGCCTGCTTACAAGCCTTTTCCAATTGGAGTGATTCATCCACAAG ATATCCTCGCTCCTTGTATCTTACCTACTAGTTTATCTCGTGATGCTCGTCCTTGTGTCCGGTCAATCTCTTGGTCTCCAATTGGATATGCTCCTAATGCAGG TTGTTTGCTTGCTGTTTGCAGCACTGATGGACATGTGAAGCTTTATCGTATGCCCTGCTGCGAGTATTCAGCAGAGTGGATAGAG gtagttgagaatgCACGTGGCAACctgaaaaataataatgtgcGTGACATTGTTGCTGTGCCTGATTCTAGACGGAAGCATGCCAAAAAAGGCCCAGAAGATTGTAATTTGTCACTAATAACTGCAGAGCAATTTGCATCTCGCAATTCGATGCTGGCATCACTTGTTGTGGCTTGGTCCCCCGATATGATCTTGACTGCAGGGGTTGAAGAAGCTTCTGCTGATTATGTCCTAAGCAACTGCTCTGTGCTTGCAGTTGGAGCAAAATCTGGTAGAATATCACTCTGGAGGATATGTCAACCACAGCGCTACTCTAGCACAAACTCTAGGGAATTGACAACTGCTTCACTCATTGGACTTTTCCAGGCACACGATTCTTGGATAACAGCACTTAGTTGGCTGCATATTTCAGATGCTTCAAACCCTCAGCTTCTACTGGCTACTGGTAGTTCTAATGGGTG TGTGAAAGTATGGCAGGCATATGTCAATCAACTGCTGAAGTCGTCAGAAGTTAGTGATGTACTAGTTTCTCTGCTGAAGGAg ATTTCAACCATTGACTCTTCCCCAGCCTCTGTGATTTCATTTACTGTGCCCATAGAATCAACAGGCAAACTATTCTTAGCTATTGGCAGAGGATCTGGATCATTAGAAGTTTGGATTGGTGAATTAAAATCTAGCAACTTTGACAAAGCGTGCTGTCCTGATGCTCATGAGCATATA GTTACTGGTTTAGCTTGGGCCTTTGGCACAAATTGTTTGTATAGCTGCAGCCAG GATGACACTGTCCGCTGCTGGATTTTGCATGACGATGTCCTGAGTGGAGTACCACTTCCTTCAAATACCACTGGCGTGAGGAGCCAATTTGAT GTTCCAAACGTATATGATTCATGCTTTGGTTTGGCATTATCCCCTGGAAACTTAGCAATGGCCGCG GTTCACAGTTTTGACACTGATCTGTTAGATCCGATGTATGAGGCAAG GACTTTAAAAGGTGCCATTGAGTTCCTTTGGATTGGAGGACAGCAGCTGGACCTTACATTGAACACACATCCAGATCCTGAACTTGAAGCTTTTACAGGTTTACCTGAGAGAGAACTAATGAGCTGGAAGAATAATGTATTTTGGTCATTCAATCAATTTGAGCATGTGAATAAGCCACTGGTTATCTGGGACGTTGTAGCTCCATTTTTGGCCTTCAGGCAGTCTATACCCCCTTATGTGGAGCATATATTGATTAGATGGATGAGAACCTTTTTTGGATCAGAATTTGAGGTTTCACCTTCAATCTCATCTAAAATATGTAAACTACTATCAAACACCACATCCCGTCAGTTGCACATGCTCAATGTCATTAGCAGGTGTGTATTTCTTAAAGAACTGAAGGCAGAGCAAATAAATAGTAAACTGCAGGACTTCGAGGGATTTGATGGTGCAGAACCGCACCAAAGTTTTTGGTTAAATCTGGTGTGCAACATTGAAAAGGAACTACGAGAAAGGCTTGTGTGTTTTAACTTCTTGGCCATCTTGAGAATTGTTTCGAATTCCACCGCTGAGTTTTCAAAATCTAGATGCTGGACAGCTGTTGGACTAGGCCAGATGGTGCAATGGGTTGCATCTAATGCTGATAAATTAAGCTATCATGTTAAAGTTCTCGCAGAAAAAATTGGAAAGATTGACAAGAG ACTTCGCTCCTTATGCGATTATGTAGCGGAAGAGAGATGTAGTTTCTGTTCAGCACCTGTTCCATTTGAATCAACAGAAGTTGCATTTTGTGAGGGAGAGAGAATTGATGATGGAGTTGGGCAGAGCCACAAACTACGACGGTGCGCCGTTTCCATGATGGTCTGCCCTAACACTCCTACCTGGTTTTGCATATGTTGTCATAGATATGCTTCGTCTTTAGCACATACGGCTCTTTTTACAATGCCGAAATCTCCATTAGACTCCAATCATGTTTCTGAATCTCTCACTCCTGAGGAATCTAGAAAACCTTTGTGTCCATTTTGTGGGATATTGTTGCAAAGACCACAACCGGATTTTCTTCTCTCCCCTTCTCCTGTATAA
- the LOC113719730 gene encoding uncharacterized protein isoform X3, with the protein MSRMKTMSQQRFQAAALVASPSYPNAVAWSEENLIAVASGHLVTILNPATPVAPRGLITLPAYKPFPIGVIHPQDILAPCILPTSLSRDARPCVRSISWSPIGYAPNAGCLLAVCSTDGHVKLYRMPCCEYSAEWIEVADISEMFHSYLASVNFKESDVLSSGIVEVVENARGNLKNNNVRDIVAVPDSRRKHAKKGPEDCNLSLITAEQFASRNSMLASLVVAWSPDMILTAGVEEASADYVLSNCSVLAVGAKSGRISLWRICQPQRYSSTNSRELTTASLIGLFQAHDSWITALSWLHISDASNPQLLLATGSSNGCVKVWQAYVNQLLKSSEVSDVLVSLLKEISTIDSSPASVISFTVPIESTGKLFLAIGRGSGSLEVWIGELKSSNFDKACCPDAHEHIVTGLAWAFGTNCLYSCSQDDTVRCWILHDDVLSGVPLPSNTTGVRSQFDVPNVYDSCFGLALSPGNLAMAAVHSFDTDLLDPMYEARTLKGAIEFLWIGGQQLDLTLNTHPDPELEAFTGLPERELMSWKNNVFWSFNQFEHVNKPLVIWDVVAPFLAFRQSIPPYVEHILIRWMRTFFGSEFEVSPSISSKICKLLSNTTSRQLHMLNVISRCVFLKELKAEQINSKLQDFEGFDGAEPHQSFWLNLVCNIEKELRERLVCFNFLAILRIVSNSTAEFSKSRCWTAVGLGQMVQWVASNADKLSYHVKVLAEKIGKIDKRLRSLCDYVAEERCSFCSAPVPFESTEVAFCEGERIDDGVGQSHKLRRCAVSMMVCPNTPTWFCICCHRYASSLAHTALFTMPKSPLDSNHVSESLTPEESRKPLCPFCGILLQRPQPDFLLSPSPV; encoded by the exons ATGAGCAGAATG AAAACGATGTCGCAGCAGAGGTTCCAGGCGGCTGCGCTGGTGGCGTCGCCGTCTTACCCGAACGCCGTAGCTTGGTCCGAGGAGAACTTAATCGCAGTTGCATCCGGCCACCTTGTTACCATTCTG AATCCAGCAACTCCAGTTGCACCACGAGGCCTCATCACATTGCCTGCTTACAAGCCTTTTCCAATTGGAGTGATTCATCCACAAG ATATCCTCGCTCCTTGTATCTTACCTACTAGTTTATCTCGTGATGCTCGTCCTTGTGTCCGGTCAATCTCTTGGTCTCCAATTGGATATGCTCCTAATGCAGG TTGTTTGCTTGCTGTTTGCAGCACTGATGGACATGTGAAGCTTTATCGTATGCCCTGCTGCGAGTATTCAGCAGAGTGGATAGAG GTTGCAGATATTTCTGAGATGTTTCACTCTTATCTTGCGAGTGTCAATTTTAAGGAATCAGACGTTTTATCATCTGGAATTGTAGAG gtagttgagaatgCACGTGGCAACctgaaaaataataatgtgcGTGACATTGTTGCTGTGCCTGATTCTAGACGGAAGCATGCCAAAAAAGGCCCAGAAGATTGTAATTTGTCACTAATAACTGCAGAGCAATTTGCATCTCGCAATTCGATGCTGGCATCACTTGTTGTGGCTTGGTCCCCCGATATGATCTTGACTGCAGGGGTTGAAGAAGCTTCTGCTGATTATGTCCTAAGCAACTGCTCTGTGCTTGCAGTTGGAGCAAAATCTGGTAGAATATCACTCTGGAGGATATGTCAACCACAGCGCTACTCTAGCACAAACTCTAGGGAATTGACAACTGCTTCACTCATTGGACTTTTCCAGGCACACGATTCTTGGATAACAGCACTTAGTTGGCTGCATATTTCAGATGCTTCAAACCCTCAGCTTCTACTGGCTACTGGTAGTTCTAATGGGTG TGTGAAAGTATGGCAGGCATATGTCAATCAACTGCTGAAGTCGTCAGAAGTTAGTGATGTACTAGTTTCTCTGCTGAAGGAg ATTTCAACCATTGACTCTTCCCCAGCCTCTGTGATTTCATTTACTGTGCCCATAGAATCAACAGGCAAACTATTCTTAGCTATTGGCAGAGGATCTGGATCATTAGAAGTTTGGATTGGTGAATTAAAATCTAGCAACTTTGACAAAGCGTGCTGTCCTGATGCTCATGAGCATATA GTTACTGGTTTAGCTTGGGCCTTTGGCACAAATTGTTTGTATAGCTGCAGCCAG GATGACACTGTCCGCTGCTGGATTTTGCATGACGATGTCCTGAGTGGAGTACCACTTCCTTCAAATACCACTGGCGTGAGGAGCCAATTTGAT GTTCCAAACGTATATGATTCATGCTTTGGTTTGGCATTATCCCCTGGAAACTTAGCAATGGCCGCG GTTCACAGTTTTGACACTGATCTGTTAGATCCGATGTATGAGGCAAG GACTTTAAAAGGTGCCATTGAGTTCCTTTGGATTGGAGGACAGCAGCTGGACCTTACATTGAACACACATCCAGATCCTGAACTTGAAGCTTTTACAGGTTTACCTGAGAGAGAACTAATGAGCTGGAAGAATAATGTATTTTGGTCATTCAATCAATTTGAGCATGTGAATAAGCCACTGGTTATCTGGGACGTTGTAGCTCCATTTTTGGCCTTCAGGCAGTCTATACCCCCTTATGTGGAGCATATATTGATTAGATGGATGAGAACCTTTTTTGGATCAGAATTTGAGGTTTCACCTTCAATCTCATCTAAAATATGTAAACTACTATCAAACACCACATCCCGTCAGTTGCACATGCTCAATGTCATTAGCAGGTGTGTATTTCTTAAAGAACTGAAGGCAGAGCAAATAAATAGTAAACTGCAGGACTTCGAGGGATTTGATGGTGCAGAACCGCACCAAAGTTTTTGGTTAAATCTGGTGTGCAACATTGAAAAGGAACTACGAGAAAGGCTTGTGTGTTTTAACTTCTTGGCCATCTTGAGAATTGTTTCGAATTCCACCGCTGAGTTTTCAAAATCTAGATGCTGGACAGCTGTTGGACTAGGCCAGATGGTGCAATGGGTTGCATCTAATGCTGATAAATTAAGCTATCATGTTAAAGTTCTCGCAGAAAAAATTGGAAAGATTGACAAGAG ACTTCGCTCCTTATGCGATTATGTAGCGGAAGAGAGATGTAGTTTCTGTTCAGCACCTGTTCCATTTGAATCAACAGAAGTTGCATTTTGTGAGGGAGAGAGAATTGATGATGGAGTTGGGCAGAGCCACAAACTACGACGGTGCGCCGTTTCCATGATGGTCTGCCCTAACACTCCTACCTGGTTTTGCATATGTTGTCATAGATATGCTTCGTCTTTAGCACATACGGCTCTTTTTACAATGCCGAAATCTCCATTAGACTCCAATCATGTTTCTGAATCTCTCACTCCTGAGGAATCTAGAAAACCTTTGTGTCCATTTTGTGGGATATTGTTGCAAAGACCACAACCGGATTTTCTTCTCTCCCCTTCTCCTGTATAA